In a single window of the Cucumis melo cultivar AY chromosome 11, USDA_Cmelo_AY_1.0, whole genome shotgun sequence genome:
- the LOC103497849 gene encoding glyoxysomal fatty acid beta-oxidation multifunctional protein MFP-a, which produces MGSNAKGRTVMEVGTDGVAIITIINPPVNSLSFDVLFSLRDSYEQALRRDDVKAIVVTGAKGKFSGGFDITAFGVLQGGKGEQPNVRNISIEMITDIFEAARKPVVAAIDGLALGGGLEVAMACHARISTPTAQLGLPELQLGIIPGFGGTQRLPRLVGLSKALEMMLTSKPIKGQEAHSLGLVDAIVPPEELINTARRWALEILERRRPWVLSLHRTDKLESLAEARKIINLARAQAKKQSPNLKHIFACIDAVETGVVSGPRAGLWKEAEEFQGLLHSDTCKSLIHIFFAQRSTTKVPGVTDLGLVPRQIKKVAIVGGGLMGSGIATALILSDYHVVLKEVNDKFLQAGIDRVRANLQSRVKKGNMTKEKFEKTISLLKGVLDYESFKDVDMVIEAVIENVSLKQQIFSDLEKYCPPHCMLATNTSTIDLELIGERIKSRDRIIGAHFFSPAHVMPLLEIVRTKHTAAQVIVDLLDVGKNIKKTPVVVGNCTGFAVNRMFFPYSQAAILLAERGVDPYQIDRAISKFGMPMGPFRLCDLVGFGVAAATASQFVQAFPERTYKSMLIPLMQEDKNAGESTRKGFYVYDKNRKAGPNPELKKYIEKARSISGVSVDPKLTKLSEKDIVEMIFFPVVNEACRVLAEGIAVKAADLDIAGVMGMGFPSYRGGLMFWADSLGSKYIYSRLEEWSKQYGGFFKPCRYLAERAAQGATLSAPGGHAKPRM; this is translated from the exons ATGGGAAGCAATGCAAAAGGAAGAACAGTAATGGAGGTGGGAACTGATGGAGTAGCAATAATCACCATCATCAACCCTCCAGTTAACTCCTTGTCTTTTGATG TGTTATTCAGCCTGAGAGATAGTTATGAACAAGCCTTGAGAAGAGATGATGTGAAGGCAATTGTTGTTACAG GTGCAAAGGGAAAATTTTCTGGTGGCTTTGATATAACTGCTTTTGGTGTACTCCAAGGAGGAAAGG GGGAGCAACCAAATGTTAGAAACATATCAATTGAAATGATCACTGATATTTTTGAAG CTGCCCGAAAACCTGTGGTTGCAGCAATAGATGGACTTGCTTTGGGTGGAGGGTTGGAGGTTGCCATG GCTTGTCATGCTCGAATATCAACTCCTACCGCTCAATTAGGGTTGCCTGAACTTCAGCTTGGAATAATTCCTGGTTTTGGAG GAACACAACGGCTTCCACGTCTTGTTGGTCTCTCAAAGGCCCTAGAAATGATGTTG ACGTCAAAGCCGATTAAAGGACAAGAAGCTCATTCTTTGGGGCTTGTGGATGCCATTGTCCCTCCTGAAGAGTTGATCAACACTGCACGTAGATGGGCTCTCGAAATCCTTGAGCGAAGAAGACCATGGGTTCTCAGTCTTCACAGGACTGACAAGTTAGAGTCTCTTGCTGAAGCtaggaaaataattaatttagcTAGAGCTCAGGCAAAGAAACAGTCCCCAAATCTTAAGCATATATTTGCCTGCATTGATGCTGTTGAAACGGGTGTCGTCTCTGGCCCTCGTGCTGGACTTTGGAAG GAGGCTGAAGAATTCCAGGGACTCCTACATTCTGATACTTGCAAAAGCTTAATCCATATCTTCTTTGCCCAGCGTTCAACAACTAAG GTACCTGGAGTTACTGATTTGGGTTTGGTACCGAGACAAATCAAGAAAGTTGCTATTGTCGGAGGAGGATTAATGGGATCTGGTATAGCTACAGCATTGATTCTTAGCGACTATCATGTTGTACTTAAAGAAGTGAATGATAAGTTCTTGCAGGCTGGCATTGACAGAGTCAGAG CAAACCTACAAAGCCGAGTCAAAAAAGGGAATATGACTAAAGAGAAATTTGAAAAGACTATTTCTTTACTCAAGGGAGTTCTTGACTATGAAAGTTTTAAAGATGTAGATATGGTTATAGAG GCTGTTATTGAGAATGTTTCTTTGAAGCAACAAATCTTTTCTGATCTTGAAAAATATTGCCCCCCACATTGCATGCTTGCTACTAATACTTCTACAATAGACTTGGAGTTGATTGGAGAGAGAATAAAGTCTCGTGACAGGATTATTGGAGCTCATTTCTTTAG TCCTGCTCATGTCATGCCGCTATTGGAAATTGTCCGTACCAAGCATACGGCTGCACAAGTGATTGTTGATCTGCTAGATGTTGGgaagaatataaaaaaaacacCAGTTGTCGTTGGAAATTGTACAGGTTTTGCTGTCAACAGAATGTTTTTTCCCTACTCTCAGGCTGCAATTTTACTTGCAGAACGCGGGGTAGATCCCTATCAGATTGACAGGGCTATTTCCAAGTTTGGAATGCCAATGGGACCCTTCAG GTTGTGTGACCTTGTTGGTTTTGGTGTGGCAGCAGCAACTGCTAGTCAGTTTGTTCAAGCTTTTCCAGAAAGAACTTATAAATCTATGCTAATTCCTCTGATGCAAGAGGATAAGAATGCAG GTGAATCCACTCGTAAAGGTTTCTATGTCTATGACAAGAACCGAAAAGCTGGTCCAAATCCGGAGTTAAAGAAATACATTGAGAAGGCTAGGAGCATTTCTGGTGTTTCAGTTGATCCTAAG CTCACAAAGTTATCCGAAAAGGACATTGTGGAGATGATATTCTTCCCGGTGGTGAATGAAGCATGTCGTGTCCTTGCCGAAGGCATAGCAGTCAAAGCAGCTGACCTGGACATTGCTGGTGTAATGGGAATGGGTTTCCCCTCCTACAG GGGAGGACTCATGTTCTGGGCGGATTCTCTTGGATCAAAATACATCTACTCGAGATTGGAGGAATGGTCGAAACAGTATGGTGGATTTTTCAAGCCCTGTAGATACTTAGCTGAAAGGGCTGCCCAGGGTGCAACTCTG AGTGCTCCTGGTGGCCATGCTAAACCTCGCATGTAA
- the LOC103497850 gene encoding chaperone protein dnaJ 49-like: MDGNKDEALRCIRIAEESIASGNKERALRFIKIARRLNQSLQIDELLTACEEMGSGSSAEKRAGKGESVSGSVKHVDGLNGERNYSMEHVQLIRQIKTTKDYYGILGVEKTSSAEEIKRAYRKLSLKVHPDKNKAPGSEEAFKKLSKAFSCLSDDTLRRRYDQTALVEQYEYNQQHNVRHRRRRNGHDLFEENFDPDEIFRAFFGQGNMFQTSRAYTYTTGGAGSQQRTESDGGGPSFLIILLMLPFLLICLLAYMPFPEPEYALHKNLSYSIPMATEKHGVEFFVKSSDFNVRYPLGSPGRVEIENSVLRDYRNMVWRYCHIELQRRQWNKNLPTPHCEKLNTLAVA; this comes from the coding sequence ATGGATGGGAATAAGGATGAAGCTTTGAGATGTATTCGTATAGCGGAAGAATCAATTGCGTCGGGGAATAAAGAGCGAGCACTTAGATTCATTAAAATTGCTCGTCGTCTTAATCAGAGTTTGCAAATCGACGAGCTATTGACGGCGTGTGAGGAGATGGGTTCGGGATCATCCGCGGAGAAACGCGCGGGAAAAGGTGAGAGTGTTTCTGGTTCGGTGAAACATGTTGATGGTTTGAATGGTGAACGTAATTACAGTATGGAACATGTTCAATTGATTAGGCAGATAAAAACAACCAAGGACTATTACGGAATTCTTGGTGTCGAGAAAACTAGTTCGGCTGAAGAGATTAAGAGGGCTTATAGGAAACTTTCCTTGAAAGTCCACCCGGATAAAAACAAGGCTCCTGGTTCTGAAGAAGCATTTAAGAAATTATCCAAGGCTTTCAGTTGTTTGAGCGATGATACTTTAAGAAGGCGATATGATCAGACGGCTTTGGTTGAACAGTATGAGTACAACCAACAGCATAATGTAAGGCATAGGAGAAGGAGAAATGGTCATGATTtgtttgaagaaaattttgatcctGATGAGATATTCAGGGCGTTCTTTGGGCAGGGAAATATGTTTCAGACGAGTCGCGCTTATACGTATACAACTGGAGGTGCAGGAAGCCAACAAAGGACAGAATCTGATGGGGGAGGTCCCAGCTTTTTGATCATTCTTCTAATGTTACCATTCTTGTTAATTTGCTTGTTGGCTTACATGCCATTTCCAGAGCCGGAGTATGCTTTGCACAAAAATCTATCCTATAGTATTCCTATGGCTACAGAGAAGCATGGAGTGGAGTTTTTTGTCAAATCATCAGATTTTAATGTAAGATATCCTCTTGGAAGCCCAGGTCGAGTTGAAATAGAGAATAGTGTGCTGAGAGATTATAGAAACATGGTTTGGCGTTATTGTCATATAGAACTTCAGAGACGCCAGTGGAATAAAAATCTCCCAACTCCTCACTGTGAGAAGCTGAATACTCTCGCTGTAGCATGA
- the LOC103497848 gene encoding chaperone protein dnaJ 49 — protein sequence MEHVQLIRQIKTTKCYYKILGVKKNSSAEEIKRAYKKLCLKVHPDKNKAPGSAEAFNKVNKAFRCLSDDTSRRKYDHTALVDQYQYNQQQKVRHRRSEMNHDSSENKIDPNGGRKSQQRTEKSDGGGPKFFIILLMLLLLIYLLAYMPFREPDYSLHQNLSYSIPMATEKHGVEFFVKSSNFDVRYPLGSPARAEIENSVIMDYRNLVSRYCDVELQRLQWNKNLPTPHCAKLNNLEVA from the coding sequence ATGGAACACGTTCAATTGATTAGGCAGATAAAAACAACCAAGTGCTATTACAAAATTCTTGGTGTGAAGAAAAATAGTTCCGCTGAAGAGATTAAGAGGGCTTATAAGAAACTGTGCCTAAAAGTTCACCCTGATAAAAACAAGGCTCCAGGTTCTGCTGAAGCATTCAACAAAGTAAACAAGGCTTTCAGATGTTTGAGCGATGATACTTCGAGAAGGAAATATGATCACACGGCTTTGGTTGATCAGTATCAGTACAACCAACAGCAGAAGGTAAGGCATAGGAGAAGTGAAATGAATCATGATTCGTCTGAAAACAAAATTGATCCTAACGGAGGTAGGAAAAGCCAACAGAGGACTGAAAAATCTGATGGGGGAGGTCCCAAATTTTTTATCATTCTTCTAATGTTACTATTGTTAATTTACTTGTTGGCATATATGCCATTTCGAGAGCCTGACTATTCTTTGCATCAAAATCTATCCTATAGTATTCCTATGGCTACAGAGAAACATGGAGTGGAATTCTTTGTCAAATCTTCAAATTTTGATGTAAGATATCCTCTTGGAAGCCCAGCTcgagctgaaatagaaaatAGTGTGATAATGGATTATCGAAACCTTGTTTCGCGTTATTGTGATGTAGAACTCCAGAGACTCCAGTGGAATAAAAATCTCCCAACTCCTCATTGTGCGAAGCTGAATAACCTCGAGGTAGCATAA